The following coding sequences lie in one Nitrospirota bacterium genomic window:
- a CDS encoding HAMP domain-containing protein, whose protein sequence is MLIELLAYNCRLGVFSESEKLLDNSIEAVTKRKNVSFVSIYNAKGKLILKKFVNIDKSRMPQFNNDEHKFTGESKKIQNNMTSYYLETGNDFEFWAPVYSSYNNPAGDIEVLTDFVPTKTDAVIGYVHIRIWKDELKTEQHELMYKSIALGVIFLIIGLLAAYLVVRTITMPIKKLTDTVRNYSATGRIEVTHLHLRDEIFELAQAFNEMGELVQTRTAELKTTVSTLQDEITLRIKSEEAVMELNKTLDERVNTEINKQREQEKLLIYQSRLSSMGEMLSSIAHQWRQPLNNLRALSLDLQDSYEYGELNKDYLSDNIKQSNEQLSYMSRTIDDFRDFFKPDKEREQCNIIEVTEEALSIVSLQLKHNAILCNFNREFSGVSSDSSHTYSDSGLFADLYRNEFKQVIIILINNASDSIKERGKNGLETPYNGIIDIDFARADGKAIVRISDNGKGIPDDIRHRIFEPYFTTKFKSQGTGIGLYMAKVIIENNISGRIYAENKNTGASFTIELNCTDIKTIA, encoded by the coding sequence TTGCTTATAGAGCTTCTTGCCTACAACTGCAGATTAGGGGTTTTTTCGGAAAGTGAGAAACTCCTGGATAACTCCATAGAGGCAGTAACAAAGCGTAAGAACGTCTCTTTTGTCTCAATTTATAATGCTAAAGGAAAGCTGATTTTAAAAAAGTTTGTAAATATTGATAAATCCAGGATGCCTCAATTTAATAATGACGAACATAAATTTACAGGGGAAAGTAAAAAAATACAAAACAATATGACGTCGTATTATTTAGAAACCGGCAACGATTTCGAGTTTTGGGCTCCTGTTTATTCAAGTTACAATAATCCTGCCGGGGACATTGAGGTATTAACTGACTTTGTACCAACCAAAACCGATGCCGTCATAGGCTATGTTCACATACGTATATGGAAAGATGAGTTGAAAACTGAGCAGCATGAGTTGATGTATAAAAGTATTGCCCTGGGTGTGATATTTTTAATCATTGGATTATTGGCGGCATACCTTGTCGTAAGGACAATAACCATGCCTATAAAAAAACTGACAGACACTGTCAGAAACTATAGTGCCACAGGCCGCATAGAAGTTACACACTTACACCTAAGGGATGAAATATTCGAACTGGCACAGGCATTTAACGAAATGGGCGAACTGGTACAAACCCGGACAGCTGAACTAAAAACAACGGTTTCCACCCTGCAGGACGAAATAACACTACGGATTAAGAGCGAGGAGGCAGTAATGGAATTAAACAAGACTCTTGATGAGAGGGTAAATACTGAGATAAATAAACAGCGGGAACAGGAGAAACTCCTGATTTATCAATCCAGGCTTTCGTCTATGGGAGAGATGTTAAGCTCAATAGCCCATCAATGGCGTCAGCCGCTAAACAACCTAAGAGCATTATCCTTAGACTTGCAGGACTCATACGAATACGGTGAACTCAATAAAGACTACCTTAGCGATAACATTAAACAATCAAACGAGCAACTATCATATATGTCGAGGACTATAGACGATTTCAGGGACTTTTTCAAACCAGATAAAGAAAGGGAACAATGTAATATTATAGAGGTCACAGAGGAGGCATTATCCATTGTTTCCCTACAGCTTAAACATAACGCAATATTGTGTAATTTTAACCGTGAATTTAGTGGTGTCTCATCAGACAGCTCGCACACTTATTCAGACAGCGGGCTTTTTGCTGATTTATACAGGAACGAGTTCAAGCAGGTTATAATCATACTAATAAACAACGCTTCAGACTCTATTAAGGAAAGGGGCAAAAATGGTTTGGAAACACCTTATAATGGAATTATAGACATAGATTTTGCCAGGGCAGACGGTAAGGCAATTGTCAGAATAAGCGACAACGGCAAAGGAATCCCGGATGATATAAGGCACAGGATTTTTGAACCTTATTTTACCACGAAATTTAAAAGCCAGGGCACAGGTATAGGATTATACATGGCAAAGGTGATTATTGAAAACAACATAAGTGGCAGAATATACGCCGAAAATAAAAACACAGGTGCAAGCTTTACAATAGAGCTTAATTGTACCGACATAAAAACCATTGCATGA
- the hslU gene encoding ATP-dependent protease ATPase subunit HslU: MDNLTPRKIVEELDKYIIGQNSAKRAVAIALRNRWRRQQLTHELRDEVLPKNIIMIGPTGVGKTEIARRLAKLASAPFIKVEASKFTEVGYVGRDVESMIRDLTEIGVNMVKDEHFTKIQERARSLAEERMLDILLPPYKGMKGLSPSLEEKQKQSETREKFRDKLKNGKLDAKYVEIDVKERVMPFGVISNIGLEDLEINLKEMLGSFLPEKAKKKKMKVPDAIALLVKDEANKLIDMEAVTKEAISRTEQTGMVFIDEVDKIASRGSSHGPDVSREGVQRDLLPIVEGTTVTTKHGPVKTDHVLFIAAGAFHVSKPSDLIPELQGRFPIRVELEALGKGDFIRILTEPSNALIKQYVALLATENYKLEFIEESIDEIAEIATQVNERTENIGARRLQTVLEKLLEDVSFDAPDMTEGSLVVDRKYVADKLTNIVKNEDLSRYIL; the protein is encoded by the coding sequence ATGGATAATCTTACTCCCAGAAAAATCGTAGAGGAACTCGACAAGTACATAATAGGCCAAAACTCCGCCAAACGCGCCGTAGCAATAGCACTCAGAAACCGATGGAGACGCCAGCAGCTGACACACGAGCTGCGGGATGAGGTACTCCCTAAAAATATTATTATGATTGGCCCCACCGGTGTTGGTAAGACAGAGATAGCAAGACGGCTTGCCAAACTTGCCTCCGCTCCGTTTATAAAAGTGGAGGCCTCTAAATTTACCGAGGTCGGGTATGTCGGCAGAGATGTTGAATCCATGATCAGAGATTTAACGGAAATCGGCGTTAATATGGTTAAAGATGAGCATTTTACTAAAATTCAGGAGCGTGCCCGCTCTCTTGCCGAGGAACGTATGCTGGATATTCTATTGCCGCCATATAAGGGCATGAAGGGGTTAAGCCCGTCTCTGGAGGAAAAACAAAAGCAGTCCGAGACGAGGGAAAAATTCAGGGATAAACTCAAAAACGGAAAGCTTGATGCAAAGTATGTAGAAATAGATGTAAAGGAAAGGGTTATGCCCTTTGGGGTTATATCAAATATCGGACTTGAGGACCTTGAGATAAATTTAAAGGAAATGCTTGGCAGTTTTCTCCCGGAAAAGGCTAAAAAGAAAAAGATGAAGGTGCCTGATGCCATAGCACTTCTTGTTAAAGATGAGGCTAATAAGCTGATTGACATGGAGGCTGTAACCAAGGAGGCTATCAGCAGAACCGAACAGACAGGAATGGTCTTTATAGATGAGGTGGATAAAATTGCCTCACGGGGTTCGTCGCACGGCCCTGACGTCTCACGAGAGGGCGTACAAAGAGACCTTCTGCCAATTGTCGAGGGAACAACGGTAACCACCAAGCACGGTCCGGTCAAGACTGACCACGTGCTTTTCATAGCGGCGGGCGCTTTTCACGTGTCAAAGCCCTCAGATTTAATCCCTGAGCTTCAGGGACGCTTCCCTATCAGAGTTGAGCTTGAAGCGCTCGGTAAGGGAGATTTTATCAGGATTCTGACCGAGCCCAGTAACGCTCTCATAAAGCAGTACGTGGCACTCCTTGCTACTGAAAACTATAAACTTGAATTCATTGAAGAGTCCATTGATGAGATAGCAGAAATCGCAACACAAGTAAACGAAAGAACAGAAAACATTGGGGCAAGACGGTTACAGACAGTGCTTGAGAAACTCCTTGAAGATGTCTCCTTTGACGCTCCTGATATGACAGAGGGCAGTCTTGTGGTTGACAGAAAGTATGTGGCTGATAAACTGACAAATATAGTTAAAAATGAGGATTTAAGCAGATACATACTGTAA
- the hslV gene encoding ATP-dependent protease subunit HslV has protein sequence MFEATTILCVRRDGKVAISGDGQVTFGSTVLKHNAKKIRRMYNDKVIAGFAGATADAFTLFEKFEGKLETYRGNLTRAAVELAKDWRMDKILRRLEALLLIADKDTTLIISGTGDVIEPELGIAAIGSGGTYAFAAARALLENTSLSAVEITNKSMEIAAEICIYTNKNITTEELNG, from the coding sequence ATGTTTGAAGCTACAACGATACTATGTGTGAGAAGAGACGGAAAGGTAGCAATCTCAGGGGACGGTCAGGTAACATTTGGCTCAACTGTGCTAAAGCATAATGCAAAAAAAATTCGCCGGATGTACAACGATAAGGTCATAGCTGGTTTTGCCGGTGCTACGGCTGATGCGTTTACATTGTTTGAAAAATTCGAGGGTAAACTTGAGACATACCGGGGCAATCTGACCCGTGCTGCTGTTGAGCTTGCCAAAGACTGGCGTATGGATAAGATTTTAAGGCGGCTTGAGGCTCTTCTGCTCATTGCCGATAAGGACACAACATTGATTATATCCGGCACCGGGGATGTCATTGAACCTGAGCTTGGGATAGCGGCAATAGGCTCAGGCGGCACATATGCCTTTGCAGCGGCAAGAGCGCTTCTTGAAAACACCTCACTGAGTGCCGTTGAAATTACTAACAAGTCTATGGAAATAGCCGCTGAAATCTGCATATATACGAATAAAAATATTACAACAGAGGAGCTAAATGGATAA
- a CDS encoding ABC transporter ATP-binding protein, giving the protein MSHHLVEFRDVYYSYPDGTLALDGVSFRVLHGESVGIVGANGAGKSTLLMHINGTITPSKGSVTIGDVQINAKNKQEIRKKVGVVFQNPDDQLFMSTVFEDVAFGPLNLGFSEDKIMEVTTGALSQVGCLELKDRAPHHISNGQKSRVAIATVLAMSPDILVMDEPASNLDPKSRRFLINLLRNFYHTKIIASHDLDLILDVCQRCIVIKEGKIAADKPAMELLSDSKLLEENNLELPLTLQRR; this is encoded by the coding sequence ATGAGCCATCATCTCGTTGAATTCAGGGATGTTTACTATAGCTATCCTGATGGCACTTTGGCGCTTGACGGAGTATCGTTCAGAGTGCTGCATGGGGAATCAGTGGGGATTGTGGGAGCAAACGGCGCCGGTAAGTCAACACTTCTTATGCACATTAACGGAACAATAACCCCTTCAAAAGGCTCAGTTACCATTGGCGATGTACAGATAAATGCAAAAAACAAACAAGAGATAAGAAAAAAAGTCGGTGTTGTGTTTCAAAACCCGGACGATCAACTGTTTATGTCCACGGTGTTTGAAGATGTGGCTTTTGGGCCGCTTAACTTAGGGTTTAGTGAGGATAAGATAATGGAGGTAACTACCGGGGCGCTGTCTCAGGTAGGATGCCTTGAGTTAAAAGACCGTGCGCCGCATCACATCTCTAACGGGCAAAAAAGCAGAGTCGCTATAGCCACAGTGCTTGCAATGTCACCAGACATTCTGGTTATGGATGAGCCAGCGTCTAATCTTGACCCTAAATCGCGGAGATTTTTAATTAATCTGCTCAGAAATTTTTATCACACAAAAATCATAGCCTCTCACGATCTGGATCTTATTCTGGATGTCTGTCAGCGTTGCATTGTAATTAAAGAGGGAAAAATAGCGGCGGATAAACCCGCTATGGAGCTTCTTTCCGACTCAAAGTTGCTTGAGGAAAACAACCTTGAATTACCTCTGACCCTGCAGAGACGGTAA
- the cbiQ gene encoding cobalt ECF transporter T component CbiQ, with protein sequence MISFEKEYFNLGFIDKLAYKDCFMQSIDPRVKIITTAAFTIVVVSYSKYELTGLMPFFLFPMVCSSLGDVPLKYVLKKLLFFSVFPLLIGIFNPLIDTKPVFFFMNTSVSGGWISLISIFLKFQLTFSFAVIFIATTPLPQVCAGLKRLGVPDIFTSQLMFLYRYIFVLAEETMRMLRARGLRTFGEVNMSMKDFINLAGLLFIKTCERAERIYRAMLSRGFSNTIHSIKDISIKHTDLLYLAITTGLLIFFRLYDVAALSGRAITGGFLR encoded by the coding sequence ATGATAAGCTTTGAAAAGGAATATTTTAATCTTGGATTTATTGATAAATTAGCTTACAAAGACTGCTTCATGCAAAGCATTGACCCAAGAGTAAAAATCATCACAACTGCGGCATTTACCATAGTTGTGGTATCGTACTCAAAGTATGAGCTAACTGGGCTCATGCCGTTTTTTTTGTTTCCTATGGTATGCAGCAGTTTGGGAGATGTGCCGTTAAAGTATGTTTTAAAAAAACTCCTCTTCTTTAGTGTTTTTCCGCTGCTAATTGGAATTTTTAATCCTCTTATAGATACGAAGCCGGTGTTTTTTTTCATGAATACCAGTGTATCGGGCGGATGGATTTCTCTAATCTCGATTTTCCTTAAATTTCAGTTAACTTTTAGCTTTGCCGTCATATTCATAGCGACAACGCCGCTGCCTCAGGTTTGTGCAGGACTAAAGCGTCTCGGAGTGCCGGATATTTTTACCTCTCAGCTAATGTTTCTTTACCGCTACATTTTCGTGTTAGCAGAGGAGACGATGAGAATGCTAAGAGCACGCGGACTCAGAACCTTTGGTGAGGTCAACATGAGTATGAAGGATTTTATAAATTTAGCCGGATTACTCTTTATAAAAACCTGTGAACGTGCCGAAAGGATTTACAGGGCAATGTTATCAAGGGGGTTTTCGAACACAATACATTCAATAAAGGACATATCAATTAAGCATACCGATTTGTTGTATTTAGCCATTACCACAGGTTTATTAATATTTTTCAGATTGTATGATGTGGCTGCTCTTTCAGGCAGAGCTATAACAGGGGGATTTTTAAGATGA
- a CDS encoding energy-coupling factor ABC transporter permease — MHMSDALLSPEVGVSFCAATAGVIAYSAYKLKTNTEDKLVPLMGVLGAFVFAMQMINFTIPFTGSSGHFVGGLLLSILLGPYAGVITIASVLLVQALFFADGGILALGANIWNMGVYSCFIAYPIYKLIAHGSNSSKRLFFAAVTASVIGLQAGAISVVLQTCLSGRTELPFSTFALFMLPIHLGIGIVEGAVTAGIISYVKKERPELLTLSHHSASSYSFKKIAITFLLTAFIIGGVVSWFASENPDGLQWSISKITGKTELPTLINSKLHTFTKELQKKKTAILPDYNFETQKPDTSKPNQENSGKWLNAGKSLSGIVGSLMVLALCLTLSFGIRSIRKRY; from the coding sequence ATGCACATGTCCGATGCCTTACTATCGCCGGAGGTTGGCGTCTCTTTTTGCGCCGCTACGGCTGGCGTGATAGCCTATAGCGCCTATAAACTTAAAACCAACACGGAGGATAAATTAGTCCCGTTAATGGGCGTTCTCGGAGCTTTTGTCTTTGCCATGCAGATGATTAATTTCACTATACCATTTACCGGCTCAAGCGGACATTTTGTAGGTGGACTTCTCCTTTCTATTTTATTGGGGCCATATGCCGGGGTGATTACAATTGCCTCGGTGCTTTTAGTGCAGGCACTGTTTTTTGCCGACGGTGGGATTTTGGCGCTTGGCGCTAACATCTGGAACATGGGCGTCTATTCATGCTTTATCGCGTATCCAATATACAAGCTGATCGCACACGGCAGCAATTCGTCAAAGAGATTGTTTTTTGCCGCCGTTACCGCCTCCGTAATAGGATTACAGGCCGGAGCTATCTCTGTAGTCCTTCAGACATGTCTATCCGGGCGCACCGAGTTGCCTTTTAGTACATTTGCGCTCTTTATGCTGCCCATACACCTTGGCATAGGAATAGTTGAGGGCGCTGTCACGGCAGGAATCATTAGCTATGTTAAAAAAGAGCGCCCTGAGCTGCTTACCCTTTCTCATCACAGCGCCAGTAGTTATTCGTTTAAAAAAATCGCCATAACATTCCTTCTGACTGCTTTTATAATCGGCGGAGTGGTTTCGTGGTTTGCCTCAGAAAATCCTGACGGGCTTCAGTGGAGTATCAGCAAGATTACAGGAAAAACTGAGCTTCCCACACTGATAAACAGTAAACTTCACACTTTTACCAAAGAACTCCAGAAAAAGAAAACAGCAATATTACCGGATTATAACTTTGAAACGCAAAAGCCTGATACTTCCAAGCCCAATCAGGAAAATAGTGGCAAGTGGCTTAACGCCGGTAAATCATTGTCCGGGATAGTTGGCTCGCTTATGGTTTTAGCATTGTGTTTGACTCTCAGCTTTGGAATACGCTCCATAAGAAAAAGGTATTAG
- a CDS encoding TonB-dependent receptor, translating to MNRKYFSSIILCLIFFLFPVGLFAGDGDSESIGQKDKDEMMLARNENEEQLLYAYYGNDATIITSTRYLKPVSQVAENMSVVTAEMIKQMNAHTVAEVLNVVTGIQVDERFVFSNYSTAGIQGTGFAYVRILIDGVTLNNLTSNGYLLGNLPVQYIERIEIIKGPASSSWGSSLGGVINIVTKSGSPNNKVSGMLSSSYGARGSGDYRGEAGGSVSKLNYYVSGTYLGSDGFTPHSAFTNTTFYTKEKLDLTDKVNIVYTLGYTNLERGNGYYAILGNVYGNSRLHDLFTTLTLNASLTDQMSLSVGGRFINIFEDDVYYRKGITRDTLYQDQLDDENSKGATLTFTWRPEGHTITLGSDYDDGKATSLSIMGGDKTLTKTAFFVNDTISLIKDVYITPGLRFDDISANGNFLSPSLGIAYNPTEKITLRLNVARGFNTPSLAQTYATGLNYVPNPNLRVEKVWSYQFGVETTMLQFAWLKTTIFRHDVDDGLTAARSPGTLQYTYVNSQRQRRQGLEVELETFPIYHFSLNSGYSYVDTEDMLTGQRLSNIPRHTIDLGLRYKNNTHMAYIYGHYKEWDNMPLAYIVNDRAFVFNMNVSERLYKNNNISAEAFLTGHNLFNASQSYTGIDNPRRWFEAGLRLNF from the coding sequence ATGAACCGTAAATACTTCTCTTCAATAATACTATGTCTTATATTTTTCTTATTTCCTGTCGGTCTTTTTGCCGGCGATGGAGACTCCGAAAGCATCGGACAAAAAGACAAAGACGAGATGATGCTTGCCAGGAACGAGAACGAGGAGCAGCTTCTCTACGCTTATTACGGCAATGACGCTACTATTATCACCTCTACGAGATACCTTAAGCCTGTCTCACAGGTAGCGGAAAATATGTCGGTTGTAACCGCAGAGATGATAAAGCAGATGAATGCCCACACGGTGGCTGAAGTTTTAAATGTCGTAACGGGAATCCAGGTGGATGAACGTTTCGTCTTTAGTAATTATTCAACTGCCGGAATTCAGGGAACAGGGTTTGCTTACGTACGAATACTCATAGACGGCGTTACGTTGAACAACCTGACGAGTAATGGTTATTTACTTGGAAACTTGCCGGTTCAATATATCGAAAGAATTGAGATAATCAAAGGCCCGGCATCTTCATCCTGGGGTTCGTCCCTTGGCGGAGTTATTAATATAGTCACAAAGTCCGGATCTCCCAATAACAAGGTAAGCGGAATGCTGTCCTCATCTTACGGGGCAAGAGGCAGCGGGGATTACAGGGGCGAGGCCGGCGGCTCTGTTTCAAAACTTAATTATTACGTCTCCGGTACGTATCTCGGTTCAGATGGCTTTACCCCCCATTCAGCCTTTACTAACACTACTTTCTATACAAAGGAAAAACTGGACTTAACAGATAAAGTTAACATAGTTTACACCCTGGGATACACTAACCTCGAAAGAGGAAACGGATATTATGCCATTCTCGGTAATGTATACGGCAACTCCAGGCTTCACGACTTGTTTACCACCCTTACGCTTAACGCCTCGCTAACGGATCAAATGTCGCTTTCTGTAGGCGGACGGTTTATCAACATATTCGAAGACGATGTATATTACAGAAAGGGAATAACCCGTGACACTTTATATCAGGACCAATTAGATGACGAAAATAGCAAAGGCGCCACCCTGACTTTCACCTGGAGGCCGGAGGGCCACACCATAACACTTGGGAGCGATTACGATGACGGCAAAGCTACCAGTTTATCAATAATGGGCGGTGATAAAACCTTAACGAAAACCGCCTTTTTTGTTAACGACACGATCAGTCTTATTAAAGACGTATATATTACCCCCGGGCTGAGATTCGATGATATAAGTGCAAACGGGAACTTTCTTAGTCCCAGCTTAGGAATAGCCTATAATCCAACGGAAAAAATCACCCTAAGGTTGAATGTAGCCAGGGGCTTTAATACCCCTTCCCTTGCTCAAACATATGCTACGGGCTTAAACTACGTCCCTAATCCGAACCTGAGAGTCGAAAAGGTATGGTCTTATCAGTTCGGGGTAGAAACCACTATGCTCCAGTTTGCCTGGCTTAAGACAACCATTTTCAGGCATGATGTTGATGACGGCCTCACTGCCGCACGCTCCCCAGGCACCCTTCAATACACATACGTCAATAGTCAAAGACAAAGGAGGCAGGGGCTTGAGGTGGAATTAGAGACTTTTCCAATCTACCACTTTTCGTTAAACAGCGGATACTCCTACGTAGATACAGAGGATATGTTAACTGGCCAACGCCTTTCAAATATCCCAAGGCATACCATAGATTTGGGGCTGCGCTACAAAAACAATACCCACATGGCATATATATACGGCCATTACAAAGAATGGGACAACATGCCCTTAGCTTATATAGTCAATGACAGAGCATTTGTTTTTAACATGAACGTATCCGAGAGGCTGTATAAAAACAACAACATCAGTGCCGAGGCATTCCTTACCGGCCACAACCTCTTTAACGCCTCACAATCCTACACAGGTATTGATAACCCCCGGCGATGGTTTGAAGCGGGGCTCAGACTTAACTTTTAA
- a CDS encoding septal ring lytic transglycosylase RlpA family protein encodes MSRNSRRTLFFGLIFSAVVVLLTGCSTAPSTKTSGVNYQRNAYIPNKYSHEEVPIKSGSVMVASWYGPDFHGKPTASGEIYDMNAMTAAHKTLPFGTILNVTNPKNGASAKVIVNDRGPFIAGRDLDLSYSAAKAIGVYGPGTMTVEIDYLGRDMKYVKYIKVSDTIASSASPSGYTIQIGAFQEQQNALRLKSSLEFEYKGVYIKQISTNGKTFYRVRVGKYKDKTKAIEYAKGLAEVGYDTLVTASD; translated from the coding sequence ATGAGCAGAAACAGCCGGCGCACTCTGTTTTTTGGGCTGATATTTTCAGCAGTTGTGGTTTTGCTTACCGGCTGTTCTACGGCTCCGTCTACAAAAACATCTGGTGTAAACTATCAGAGAAATGCCTACATACCCAACAAGTATTCTCATGAAGAGGTTCCAATTAAAAGTGGCTCTGTTATGGTGGCATCGTGGTACGGGCCTGATTTTCACGGTAAACCTACGGCCTCAGGGGAAATTTACGATATGAATGCCATGACGGCAGCCCACAAAACACTGCCCTTTGGCACAATACTAAATGTTACAAACCCAAAAAACGGGGCATCGGCAAAGGTAATAGTTAATGACAGGGGGCCTTTTATTGCAGGGCGTGATCTGGACTTGTCTTATAGCGCTGCTAAAGCTATTGGAGTTTACGGCCCCGGCACTATGACTGTTGAGATTGATTATCTTGGCAGAGATATGAAGTATGTAAAATACATAAAGGTGTCAGACACTATCGCCTCCTCTGCCTCCCCCTCTGGATATACGATTCAGATAGGCGCTTTTCAGGAACAGCAGAATGCTCTGAGACTGAAGAGCTCCCTTGAGTTTGAATATAAGGGGGTTTACATAAAACAGATTTCCACCAATGGTAAGACCTTCTACAGAGTGCGAGTTGGAAAGTATAAGGACAAGACCAAAGCCATAGAGTATGCAAAGGGCCTTGCAGAGGTGGGATATGACACCCTTGTAACAGCATCTGATTAA